In one window of Bemisia tabaci chromosome 6, PGI_BMITA_v3 DNA:
- the LOC109040535 gene encoding uncharacterized protein C15orf61 homolog: MFKKLCRPKASTVLTCYLKQCKEPPWTSYFVKYSSVEDDQFGRSHFNWRVNESNYHILRTGCYPYIKYHCTKRPYQDLSTEDNLYRVIKAVNLGIPTLLYGLAAVWLIRHKELVETPDGSVYIYFLLLEDKGSMY; the protein is encoded by the exons atgttcaaaaaattatgtagGCCAAAGGCTTCTACAGTTCTAACATGCTACCTTAAACAATGTAAAGAACCCCCGTGGACATCGTATTTCGTTAAATACAGTAGTGTTGAGGATGACCAGTTTGGCCGCTCACATTTCAACTGGCGAGTGAATGAAAGTAATTATCATATTTTAAGAACCGGCTGCTATCCTTACATCAAGTATCACTGTACCAAAAGGCCTTATCAAGACTTATCAACCGAGGACAATTTGTATCGAGTTATTAAAGCAGTAAATTTAG gcaTACCAACTTTGTTGTACGGTCTCGCGGCTGTGTGGTTGATTAGACACAAAGAACTCGTGGAAACACCTGATGGGAGCGTTTACATCTATTTCTTATTGTTAGAGGATAAAGGCTCAATGTACTGA
- the nAChRbeta1 gene encoding acetylcholine receptor subunit beta-like 1 translates to MKTSLVATLNLLMIGLILPCLCSEDEERLVRDLFRGYNKLIRPVQNITEKVDVRFGLAFVQLINVNEKNQIMKSNVWLRLVWNDYQLRWDETDYGGIGVLRLPPDKVWKPDIVLFNNADGNYEVRYKSNVLIYPHGEVLWIPPAIYQSSCTIDVTYFPFDQQTCIMKFGSWTFNGDQVSLALYNNKNFVDLSDYWKSGTWDIIEVPAYLNTYPGVPTETDITFYIIIRRKTLFYTVNLILPTVLISFLCVLVFYLPAEAGEKVTLGISILLSLVVFLLLVSKILPPTSLVLPLIAKYLLFTFIMNTVSILVTVIIINWNFRGPRTHRMPVWIRSVFLYYLPIILLMKRPKKTRLRWMMEMPSMTNVSSVPPHPHYGSPTELPKNLAQASSKSKTEVMELSDFHHPNCKINRKASVERRESESSDSLLLSPEASKATEAVEFIVEHLRNEDQYIQIREDWKYVAMVIDRLQLYIFFIVTTVGTVGILMDAPHIFEYVDQDRIIEIYRGK, encoded by the exons gccTGTGTTCAGAGGACGAGGAAAGACTGGTTCGCGATTTGTTTCGCGGGTACAACAAGCTGATTCGACCGGTGCAGAACATCACTGAGAAGGTTGATGTCCGATTCGGGCTGGCTTTCGTTCAACTTATTAATGTG AATGAGAAGAATCAAATTATGAAATCAAACGTCTGGTTGCGACTG GTATGGAATGATTACCAACTTCGATGGGATGAAACAGATTACGGAGGGATAGGTGTTTTGCGATTACCACCGGATAAAGTGTGGAAACCTGATATTGTTCTTTTCAACAA TGCCGATGGTAACTACGAAGTTCGTTACAAGTCTAATGTTCTGATTTATCCTCACGGAGAAGTTTTGTGGATTCCTCCTGCCATTTACCAG AGCTCATGCACCATAGACGTCACGTACTTCCCGTTCGATCAGCAGACATGTATCATGAAATTCGGATCATGGACATTCAACGGCGATCAGGTTTCCCTGGCCCTCTACAACAACAAGAACTTCGTGGACCTCTCGGACTACTGGAAGTCAGGAACGTGGGACATAATCGAGGTGCCGGCATACTTGAACACCTACCCGGGGGTGCCGACGGAGACAGACATCACGTTCTACATCATAATCCGCCGGAAGACGCTGTTTTACACGGTCAATTTAATCCTGCCGACGGTCCTGATCTCTTTTCTATGTGTTCTCGTTTTTTACCTACCGGCCGAGGCCGGCGAAAAAGTTACTCTAGGCATTAGTATTTTACTGTCACTGGTTGTGTTTCTTTTGCTAGTCTCGAAAATCCTGCCCCCGACCTCGCTTGTTCTCCCCCTCATAGCCAAATACCTACTATTCACTTTCATCATGAACACGGTGAGTATATTGGTGACGGTGATCATCATCAACTGGAACTTCCGAGGGCCGCGCACCCACCGGATGCCGGTCTGGATCCGGTCCGTGTTCCTCTACTACCTGCCGATCATCCTGCTCATGAAGCGTCCGAAGAAGACGCGGCTTCGTTGGATGATGGAGATGCCGTCGATGACCAACGTCTCGTCGGTCCCCCCGCATCCTCACTACGGGTCACCCACAGAGCTTCCAAAAAACCTGGCCCAGGCCTCGAGCAAGTCGAAGACGGAGGTGATGGAGCTATCCGACTTCCACCACCCCAACTGCAAGATCAACCGCAAGGCCAGCGTCGAGCGACGGGAGAGCGAGAGCTCCGATAGTCTCCTCCTCTCCCCGGAGGCCTCCAAAGCCACCGAGGCTGTCGAGTTCATCGTAGAGCATCTTCGAAACGAGGATCAATATATTCAG ATTCGAGAAGACTGGAAATACGTGGCAATGGTGATCGATCGTCTACAActgtacatatttttcatcgtCACAACCGTAGGAACGGTGGGAATTCTGATGGACGCTCCTCACATCTTCGAATACGTAGATCAAGATAGAATAATTGAGATCTACCGTGGAAAgtaa